In Triticum urartu cultivar G1812 chromosome 6, Tu2.1, whole genome shotgun sequence, the following proteins share a genomic window:
- the LOC125512875 gene encoding uncharacterized protein LOC125512875 yields MSTAAASRPSGPILLSPFPNYQSASLSRVKLPAGGSPSPVKSVSVSSPPSSPTAAPKIRRSCMCSPTNHPGSFRCSLHKERKQAAQAGSTSRPVSPPSLPSKRTASPFAQLVPRGSGCSRRSYSGLAQRVPMGSGHWARKALVPSHAVQQLQHRKRVVEQFHAGPSRLSAAAGRQ; encoded by the coding sequence ATGTCGACGGCGGCTGCATCTCGGCCAAGCGGCCCCATCCTTTTGAGCCCCTTTCCCAACTACCAATCCGCCTCGCTCTCCCGTGTCAAGCTCCCCGCCGGTGGCTCGCCGTCGCCGGTCAAGTCCGTCAGCGTCTCctctcccccctcctcccccACCGCCGCCCCCAAGATCCGTCGGTCCTGCATGTGCTCCCCGACGAACCACCCAGGCTCCTTCCGGTGCAGCCTCCACAAGGAGCGCAAGCAAGCGGCCCAAGCTGGCAGCACCAGCAGGCCCGTCTCCCCGCCTTCGCTGCCGTCGAAGCGCACGGCGAGCCCATTCGCGCAGCTCGTCCCCAGAGGCAGCGGCTGCTCTAGACGCTCGTACAGCGGGCTGGCGCAGCGCGTCCCCATGGGGAGCGGGCACTGGGCACGCAAGGCGCTCGTGCCGTCCCACGCGGTGCAGCAGCTGCAGCACCGGAAGCGAGTGGTGGAGCAGTTCCACGCCGGGCCCAGCCggctctccgccgccgccggccgccagTAA